CGCCAGCAGCAGGAGCTATGGTGTTGTCTAGGTGGCTCTCTACGTCTATTGGCTCTTGCACTGCTTGTGCTGTGCCGGTGGCGTAGAAGCTGTTGAGCGGGCTCTGGGTGGTGGCGAAGCCAGCTAGCAGGGCGAGGGCGGCAGCCGAGGCGATGATACCCGCTATAGCTAGGGTTGTGTACCTCATGGCTCGAGGCACCTTCCCGTCTATGTTTTTGTTCTGTCAAGTGTTATGTAGAAGTTGTTTCTGGCTTATAATATCTGTGGTCTTCGGGTATAGCCCTATAGTTCACAGTTGTTGAAGAACAGGGTGCACGGGTTGTTGCCGCGGTTTTGAGCGGCGTTAGGGCCTGCAGTAGCCTGGGTCTGTGGAGTAGTCTAGTATCACCTTGAAGCGATAGGGTAGGCTCGTTGTACACGTGTCTATCCTTATCTCCGCTGTGAGCGGGACTGCGGGGTAGCTGTGGCCGCCGAGCTGTATTGCGACGCAGTCTCCCTCGTCTATTGTTATCTCGGCCTCGGGGTCGGAGGGCGTCAGCTCGCCCACCATGTTGTGGTTCGCGTCGTATAGTCTTACCTGGATGCCGCATACAGCGTGGTGGGGCTGTACGCCCTCTAGCTCTATCTCGAGGTCTATGGGCGTGTCTCTGCCGTCTAGGCAGCCGCAGTCCCGGTCGAGGATCACGTACAGCGTGTAGTTGGCTGCTACTATGCACCCGGATGGGCCGCAGCTTGTCTCCGAGCAGTCTGGGTAGATGCGCACATGCACATGTGTCCTGCCGTAGAGTATCCAGGCCTCGGGGCACTGCTGGGTGCTCGTGGTCGTCGTGCTTGTTGTGGTGCTCGTCTTTGTGGCCGTGCTGGTCGTAGTGGTGTTTACCGGCGGTGCTGTGACGGTTACCGTCGTGGTTACTGTCACCGTGGCTGTGCCGTTGGGCTGTGTCGTGGTTGTCGTGTAGGTGTACGTGTAGGTCTGGTTGTAGCTGGCTGGGCCTAGGTAGATTGTTCCCGTCTCCTGGTCGGCGACCGTCACTAGGAGTGGCACTGCTACTGTGGCGCTAGTGTTGCAGTCCCGTGGCTCGTAGTAGATCCTCGCCGCGAGGACCGCGTAGCGTGTTGTGCCGTTCTCTGCCCAGCTGCCTGCGTCGAGGACTATTGCTGCCGAGGGGTCCTGGAGCGACATGGTTGCGAGCAGCTCGTTGTTCACCGTGTTGAATACCTCGATGTGGAGCGCCCGGAGCCTGCCTGCCAGCATGTCCAGGTTGGCTATGGATAGTACTAGTCTCGCAACGTCGACTCCCGCTGCAGGCTCTATCCGGAGCCACTCGCCTACTTCTAGGCTCTGGGGGCCACATGCCCCGGGGGCTATCTGGAGGATAGGGGTCTCCAGTACCGATACCTTTACCGGCTTGTAGGGGGCGCTCACCTCGCCGGTGGCGTAGAACCCTGTGAGAGGGCTAACCGTGGTAGCGAAGACTGCCGCTAGGGCCAGGGCTAGCGTAGAGGCCAGTAGAGCTGCGAGGCCGAGACGGCGGTCCATGGACGTGAGCACCCTCGCGGAGCGCCTAGGGGCCACGGCCCCCTCTGGGGCAGGGTTTGCTCTACCCCGGGGGCCCCGTGCTGGGCTCCACACAGCCAGATACTTATATAGTCCTGGCCAGGGCCAATGTACCCTAGGACCGGTACTCTAGACACCGCCATGGAGCCAAGCATAGCCGTGGCTGTCCTAGCCCCGGCCTCCGGGGCTTCCTCGAGGCCCCTGCTGAGAGGTGCCTGGCATGCGGCTACCGCTACCGCTGCCCCGGCGTATCAAGATACGGCGCGAGCCCCGGCTAGCAGACATCTGGATCATGCAGCGCTGGCCTATTGAGTCGCTCGACGCCTGCAAGATGGCGGACCCCCCGTTCGCCGACATAAACGGCGTGGGCGCTGTGCTGGAGAGGCTCGTGGACCAGGTCGTGGCGGGGCGGGGCGGCATATACATAATAGTCGGGGCCCCGGGCTCCGGCAAGTCCACGCTCCTCAAGACCCTGCATAACCGGCTCCGCCGGGGCGGTATATACTCCCTCTACATGGATACCGCTGGGCGGAGCCTCGACGACTTCGTGGCTAGCCTCTGCTCTATCCTCGGCTGCCGCGAGGTCTCGCTCGACTCGCTCATGGAGAGGATACGCGAGAAAGCCGCGGAAGAGGGCACCATGGCCCTGCTCCTGGACGACATCGACCGCATATCCGGGGGCAACATGGACGATGTGGGCAAGCTGCTTACGGGCCTCACTGCTGTCCAGCGGGAGATCGGCCGCGGGCTCTTCATAGCCTTCAGCATGGCCCGTGAGAGCCTGGCAAGGCTCACCCTAGACCCCCTGATGAGGGGCCTCGTCAAGTCCTACATGGAGGTTATAGACCTTGACGAGCACCTCGTGAACTCCCCCACCGATCTCTCCAGGCTCCTCTACGCCCACTTCGAGCGGGCCCGGCCGCCCAACCCAGACCCCAAGGCCGCTGCTATACTCAACCGGTACCCGCTCCACCCTATCCGCGACCAGAACGTCATAAACATGCTCTACGAGATACTCGGCACAGATACGCCGCGCATGTACCTCGAGAAGGTGGACGAGCTGCTAAGGATAGCCATACGCGCCCGCTCACGCGTCGTGAGCATAGCACACCTAAACATACTAGCGAGGAGGCTCATCCAGGCCCGGCGCGAGGCTGTGCCCATTACCCAGATACAGGTCATGCTGGTCCGCCGCTACGTGAACGGCCTGATAGCCGGCGGCCTCGTAGTGCTAGGCACAGTTGCCATAACCCTGGCGGCGATAAACCTAGTCCCGCCGGGCCTCAAGCTGCCCTACGTAGTGGTCGGCCTAGTGCTGATGCTCGCCGGTATACTGGTGCACATGAGGTCCATAGCTAGGCCGGGCTGAGCAGCCGGGGCCCTATTTACGGGCCAGCCCATGCTAGATAGAACCGTGTCCGGGGGTCTGCTGTGAGCGAGTACCTCAACGTAGTGGTACCGGAGGAGAGGGGCGGTATACCCCCCGCCCTGGTGGCGCTGGTAGCGCTAGCAGCCATAGTGGCCGCTGGGCTCAGCGTCTCTGGGCAGCTGCCGCGCTTCGCCGTCATCCAGACGACGAGTATGGTCCCTACACTGGTTCCGGGAGACGTGGTGATGATAACGAAGGTTGACCCGATGTCGATCGATGTCGGCGACGTGATAGCCTTCAACCTTGTAGCCTACGAGGTGGACGAGCAGGGGCGGCCCATCGACATGAAGGGCATCAAGATAACAGTGCACCGCGTGATAGAGAGGAAGATGATCAACGGCCGGCTCTACTTCCGCACCCAGGGCGATAACAACCCCGTGCCAGACCCCTGGCTCGTACCCGCCTCGGGCGTGCTGGGCAAGGCGGAGAAGGTTGCTAGCCTAGGCACCTTTGGCCTGGTACTGACCAACCCCATAGGCAGGGTGTTCGTGATAATGATAATGCTGTCGTCACTAGTCCTGCTGGGCAGCACTATGTGGAGCTATAGTAAGGGTATACGCGAGGATCTTGAGAACTACCTCTAGGTCTAGGCGCATCTAGGGCCCATAGGGGCGGTAGAGGGGCAGAGGAGGACGGTGGGGAAAAGAGGGGAGGGGCGGCAGCCGGGGCCAGGGGGTTCCCTGGAGGGGCCGGCAGGGGGCGGGGCCTAGCCTGTGCTGCTGTCTTGCGTGTCCTCTAGGAAGGGCTTGCAGAGTGTCAGGTTCTCGGCTATGGTCTGGTTTAGGCTGTAGAGGGTCTTGCAGAGGTTCTCTAGCTCTTCGCCGCTCATGGTTACCTTGACGCCGTTTATCTCTAGGACTACGTTGCCGTCGCCGCCGCGGTAGAGGTTTATGGCGATGTTGTTGGAGCGGTTTACCAGCTCCACTATATCCTGGTGTATTTCGCGGACTAGCGTCTCGTTGAGAGTGCCCCTGGAGAGGGCAGTGGCGACCTTGGTGAGGTCCTGGCCCACCTGGTTAACGACAGTTGTGGCGTACTCGGCTATAGCCGTTACCATGGCCATCGCCACGACGAAGGTCAGCAGGCCCGACAGCATAGCCTCCTTTAGCACCCGGTTCACCGTCTCTAGATACCCACCGTAAGGCATCTATAATACTGTTGTTTCAAATGCACTATGTAATGGAGGCGATATATCCATGGCTGATACGGGCCGTGGAGCACGCTACCCATGTGCTGCGTGGAAGCGTTTTTCTACACGATAAGCCCCGGCGTACGGGATCCAGGGCGGCGGGGTGCCGGGGCGTACACCTCTACATAGGAGTGGGCAGCGTCGAGTAGACCAGCGGGTTGCACTAACACTTATCGTTGTAGGAGGCTTGCTCACCCCGTTCACGCCGTTTATAGGGGTAATCGTGATAGCTGCAGGAGCTGTTCTCCTAGCGATGCACGGGGACTACTAGCCCCGGGGGGCGTAAACAGCCGTTTAGACGCGGAAGCCTAGCTCCCGTAGCTTGTTTACTACAAAGCCCCTGTCCTCCTCGGGTAGCAGCTCTATCCCCTGCTTGATTATCCTCTCGTCCACCTTCAGCTTGCCCTCCTCTATGTACTCGCGTATTATCCTTAGGTCCTCTGTGTCCGCCTCGCGGGCCGCCTTAGCCTTGAGGACTATGTAGTCCTCTAGCCTTAGGAACCGGGCCTCGACACCGCCTATCTTCTTCTTGGGCGCATTCTCGAGCATCTCGGGGGGTATGTAGTAGTCGTGAATGTTCTCGTAGAACTCTACGACGACCTCCTCACCGCTCGGGACACGGGCTATGAACTTGGGGGTGCCGAGCGCGGTGTAGGCTACCTGCCAGCCCTCCTCCTCGGCTACCGCGTGGTACTTCTCCTCCTCTATCAGGGGGCTGGGCTCGAGGACGAACACGTCCACGTCGTCCTCCAGCCTGCGGCGGCGCAGCTCCAGCTCAACCACAGTGCTGCCCACGACGACGCCGCGGATGCCGTGCCTCTGTAGCCTGGATAGCAGCCACGCCAGGTCCTCCAGCGTGTACACCGGGGGCCACCAGGGCTAGCCGGCCAGCCCCTCGGACGTTATAACGTCTCTGCAGGGGGTCAGGTTGAGCGCGAGCCCGGGGTCGACGGCGTAGAGGGACCAGCAGAAGAGCCTCAGCTGGGTCTCGTTGAGCACGAGCCTCTCGCCGCCGACGTAGACCGGGGTGCCGTTCAGCGCCTCCACGGCGCCCCGCAGGGCCGCCTCCTCCAAGTCGGCGAGGTCGCGCTGCAGCCTATCGAGGAGGCTCCAATCGGGCTCCCCCTCGGCCACGGCCTCGACCACGGCCATGAGGTCGGGCAGGACGCGGTCCACCAGGATACCCGCCACAAGCAGCGACGCGGCCAGGAGGGCTAGCGCGGGGGCGGCAGCCAGGGCTCCGCTGGCCACAGGGAGCACCGGGTTATCTGGAGACGCTCCGGGGTGTATATTAGTGACGCCCGGGGACCGGCTAGCCGCGCGCTACGCCCATATAACCGCGGGGCCCGGGGGAGGCCTGGGGCCGGGCCTCCCCGGCCTCCTGCGCCCGCCGCGCCTGGTTCCGCGGAGCCGCTGGATCGCCGCCACTATGGCTGCGAGCGCTACGAGGCTCAGGAGGAGGGCTAGCAGCACCCGGTTGCCGGCGAGCCTCTCAGCCAGCCCCGGCGCGGGGGCCCGCGTAGTCGTCGCCGGCGGCCGGGGGGGCGGCTGTGGTGGCTGTGGCGTTCGCGGGGGTCACGTTGCCCGGTGCCGTGACGTTGGCTGGGGCTAGCTGGGCGCCCGGCCCCGCGGCTAGTACGCCGCTAGCACGGGCCAGTGTGAAGGACTCTCGGGCGCCGTCGGGCACGGCGCGCAGTACTGCCTCGTAGCTGGCCGTCGCGTTGCCCCTCAGCTGTATCTTCACCCTCATGGAGGCTATGTCGCCGGGCCGTAGCGCGTCAACCCTCATGACCGCCATGCTGGTGGTGTAGCTGCCCGGCTCGGCGTCGAGCACCTCTACCCCGCTGGGGAACTTTACGCTGACAACCACGTTCCTGAGGTCTATCGAGTCCAGGTTCGCGGCGCTGACCTCTACTATGGCGCGGTCCCGGTACCTCTCCACCTCCTTGACCTCGAGGGCCACGTGGGGCACCTTCACCCTCACCGGGACCGTGGCCAGCGTGTTGCCGTCGAGCCTGAGCACTATGTAGACCGTTGTCTCGCTCCCCAGCGGCGCGCCGGGGGAGACGTGTAGCGTAGCCCACCTGGTGGTGAACTCTCCGGGCTCAAGGTCCGCCCGCGTCGCCGGCAGGAAGAGCCTGGCTATCGAGTCGTTGCCGTTGACCGGGACTATCTCCGCGCCCTCTATCCTCATACCAGAGGCCACGTCTATCCTCACGTCCACCTCGCTCCCGGGCGGCGCCGCGACGTAGCCCGGCGTCACAGTGACCTCCACTGTGCGGCGGAGGAGCTCTAGCACTGGTATCCTGGCTACACGGTACTCCTTGATCAGGTACTGGCCGGTCTCGTCGTAGACCAGGAGCCTTGCGTCAAGCGTGTCCAGGGGCTCCAGCTTGACGGTGTCGAGGTTTACGCTTATGTCGAGCGTGCGGTGGCTCCGAGCCGGGAGCGCCACCGTCTCGGCGTAGTCGTATATCGTGCACGCCTTCACGTCGACGCAGTCGCCCTGCCCCTTGACGAGCACAAGCCGCGCTAGGAACACGGCGTCGCGGTCCTCTGGGTTGTAGAAGGACAAGCTTATGGTAAGCCCTCTCCTCGCTATGTCTACCTCCACGTCCTCTAGCCGGGGCTCCACCATGACGGAGCGTAGCTCCACGCCACTGGTGCTTGTTGCTATAACTTTGCCGTTCGGGTCGAGCACGTGTATGCTCATAGTGTAGACGCCGGGGTAGGCGGTCGGCGGCACCGGTATGTTGACCACGAAGCTAGCGCTGCCGCCCAGGGGCACCAGCTCCTCCCCGGACTCGGCCTCGCCCAGACCCTCTATCGAGACCCTGACCCTGAGCCGGGCGTCAGTGTTACCCGTGTTAGCCACCTTAACCTCTACGCGGAAGCTCTTACCCACCACCGGGAGGTCTAGCACACGCACCTCCTCCACGGTGGCAGAGACCACTGGCTCCACTGTCAGCAGGTTGTGGAGGCTCCAGGAGGCGTAGGGCATCCCCGCTATGTAGAGGACTGCGCGGGCGTCGTAGCTCCCTGCCGCGGCGTCGCCCGGGACCTGTATGGGGACCTGGACCAGGTTAATGCCGGGGAAGAGTGGCTCCTCAACGCTGTAGCTCCGGCCGAGCAGCTGTACCTCCAGCCGGCTCTGGACTGAGCCCTCGCCGTCCAGCCGGAGCTTCACCGAGACCAGGGCCTGGCCGCCGGGCTTCACGCTCCCCGGCGACGCGCTGTAGTCCTCCAGGGATATGCTGTACGAGACTACCTCTAGCGCGGCCTCGGCGCGGGAGGCCTCGTAGAGGTCGTCGCCCCTGAACTCCACGGCGAGGCTGTGCCTGCCCACGCCGAGCCACGAGGTGTCGAACTCAACCACTGCCACGCCGTCTCGGCCGGTGCGGGCGCTGCCCACGAGCTTCCCGTCTACGTAGAAGCTCAGGGTGCGGCCCACGAGCGGGCCCCCGGAGACCCCGTCAACCAGCCTGGCCTCGACGTGGGCGAGGCTGCCGCGCGACACCACGAAGCTCTGAGCCTCTATCTTGCTCGGCCTCTTCAGCACCTCGACTGTCTTGCTCTTGACGCCGGTTAGCCCCGTGTCGTCCACGACTGTGAGCGTGACGTTGTAGACACCGGGCTTCTCGAACACGTGGGTAACTATCGCGCCCTCGGCCACCGTGCCGTCGCCGAACTCCCAGCGGTACCCAGTGATGTTGCCGTCGGGGTCGTAGGAGAGGAGCCCGTAGAACGTGACGTTGACGCCCCAGTAGGGCTGCCGCGGCGAGAACCAGAACCCAGCGACCGGGGGCCTGCCCTCGACGCACCAGACCGGGCGCGAATCCAGCCAAGGCTCGTAGTACTGCCTGGGGTTAGGCCGCCCCTCAAGCCACGGCATCACTATAGGGCTGCCCTTGCCCTCCGGGTTGCCCGTAGCCCGGGGGCCCGAGGGGTCACCCCACCAGTTGTGCCCCGCGTAGACGTAGCCCTCCTCAACCTTCAGCCCGTACTCGGCGCCCTCCAGGCAGCTGTAGCTCACCACCGCGGTAGAGTCCACAACACTCTTCACGTAGACCGCCTGGGGGCCCGAGACCCGGGAGTAGAGCACCTCTAGCCTCGCCCTGCCACCCACGCCGCCCTTCTCGCCGTCAATAATCAGGCTCTCCAGCTGGCACCTATAGATCCTCATCACGGTGGACTGGCCGTAGAGGCCCCAGTCCTCGCGCACCCAGTTATCCGCAATGCTCTCGCCCCGGACCAGAACCCTCCCCATAACGGTGTTGCTCGCAACAAGACTCGACTGGTCCAGGCCGCGGCCCGAGGAGGTGCCGTTGTAGAGCCCATAGCCGTGGATAGTGAGGCCCTCCAGCGTGGAGTCTGTGATGCTCATCCACGAGGATAGCAGCCCCTCAGGCCCCTCTACCACTACGCTGCCCAGCCTCACACGCTCCAGCACCAGGCTACTACGGAACAGCGCTGCGCCCTCCCCCGCGTAGCTCCGGTCTACCACCACGGAGAGCCCGGAGAACACGGAGTCGCTGATGCTTATCCGGGACTCGTAGACACCATACATGACCGCCGGCACTAGCTTGTAGCTCGTGACGGTGACAGTCGTGTTGCCGGTAGTGATGTTGTAGCGGATGGGCACCTTCACCTGCAGCCCGGTGGCGTAGGAGTGCACCACGAACTCCCCCGTGGCGTTGACGCGGCTCAAAGTTATCTCGGACTGGTACACCGCGCTAGTCTCGTTGCCCAGGCCCAGCGACTCCACCCTAAAGTCGCCCACAATGGTCACGTTGTCCAGCGCCACCGTGGAGTTGTAGACGCTCCGGTAGGCCGCCTTGAAGGACAGCCCGCCACGTATAACAGAGTCCGTAAACGTCACGTTGGACTCCGTGAGCCCTGTAAACTCCAGGCCATCCTCGACAACAACGTTCTTGAACACCAGGACCGAGCCCGTCACAACAAGCGTGCCGCGCCCCACCAGTGTTACCGGGCTCCCCGGCTTACCCTCGGCAAGGATCACGCCACGGTCAACCGTGACCGTGACGCCGGGCGCGAATATCAGGACAACACCGTCCTCTATCCGGACCTCGGCCTTAATCCGGATATCCCTCGTGATTATGTACGGGCTCCCCTCACGAGTCAACACAGTATTGACTATGATATCGCGGTCGATAGGCGTAGGGCTCGCCTCAGCCCCCGCCGCGCCCCACACCCAGCCCGCCAGAGACACAAGGTACAGTACAAGGAGTATGGACACCAGTAGCCGCCTATACAAGCCCTAAGCCCCAGAGGACACGCCAAGCCAGTATCCCTACTTAAACCCATTAGACCAACCACACAAATACGGGTAAACAGCTCCACAGAATACCCTAATAGACTAGAACAGCGCGGAGCCAGACAAGCCACAGAACAACATAGCCCGTAGACCAGCTCAAGAGAAACCAGCACACCCGGGAAGACAACAAGGTGGAAGATATGCGGGCCGTAGCTGTCAAAAAAGCTTGACCTGCGCCTTGGAGAGCCCGGCGCTCTTAGCGTGCGTTAGCCTACCTGCAGTACCTGGAAGTTGAGTATTACTGGTAGGCTGTCGAATAGCATGCCCTCCCTAGCCTCATAGAAGGCCTTGACCGTTAGTACAGCGAATGTAGCGTCATTGCCCATGCCATTGAATACGCCACTCTTAGTTATCTGCCAGCTGCCAGTTGCGTTGCCTATTTCTATCTTATCGCTGGGTGAACCTGGTACCCAGAATGTTACGTTTGCTGGTATGCTTGCAGCTGTCTCGTTCAGCTTAGCAATATTGAACAAGTCTTCAGCGTCAAGTATTATTACGGCTTTAGGCTTCTGTAGGGAGAGGACAGCTTTGATCTCTGAGTAGTTGCCTATAGCGGACTCGTTTGTGTTGAAGGCGCTTGTTATCTGTAGCTGTAGGTACTTGAAGTATGGCCTTAGCTGTGCGGCATTGGCTATTTTTACTAGGAGCTTTACGTCGTTTACGTCGGCGCGTACTGGCACTAGCACAAAGCCCATGTCCTCGCTGCCCTGGGCGCCGGCGGCGGGGGCTATGTTGGTGTTGAGCTTGCTCACTACGTCTATTGGCTCGCTTACCGCCTCTGCTGTACCGGTGGCGTAGAAGCTGTTGAGCGGGCTCTGGGTGGTGGCGAAGCCTGCTAGCAGGGCGAGGGCGGCAGCCGAGGCGATGATACCCGCTATAGCTAGGGTTGTGTACCTCACTTTTTACGCACCCCTACTCTGGCTCTGGTTCGTGTCTACTCCCGTTTCATGCAACTTATATATTGTTTCTCTGCGCTGTCAAGCTGGTATATGTGTAACGTGTGTTATTATTGGCTTGGTGCGGTGGGTGTTTAGGCTCCGGGCGGGGGGAGCGCTACGAGGGGCGCTGGCTGTGGCCTGGCGTGCCTGGGTAGCTGTATCCAATGCTGTCCACTTCGAGGATGATGCTGGGCTCTGGGTTGATGGGGACCGCGGCGCTGTGGCGGTGGCGGATGGGGTCTCGATGTCCCGGGGCGGGGGCGCCTCGTTCCTGGCCGCGTGGGGGTTCGCTGCGCTCTGCCGGGCCCTGCTGCCGGACTGGAGGGGGAGCCTGGCGGGGGCCGCGCAGCGGTGCCTAGAGCTGCTGGACCGCGCCGCCCGGGAGGCGCTGGCGCTCGACGCCGCGGCTGTGGCGGAGGCGAAGCAGCGGTACTACCGCGGCTGCGGCTCTCCCTGCACCCGGCCCCCGGGCCTCGCCGAGCTAGAGGCCCTGAGGCCCCTGGAGCCCGGGGGGAGGGGCGCCGAGGCGAAGCCGAGCTCGACGCTCCTCGCAGCGCTCCTGGGCCCCGGGGGCCGGGCCGCGCTGGTGCTAGCCGGCGACGGCGCGGTGGTAGCGACCACGGGGGGCCGGGAGGACACCTGGCTCCTCTGGGGCGCGCTGCCCCAGTTCTACGAGGGGAGCCGGGTCGCCCGCTTCCTGGAGGTCGGCGGCGGGCTCCGGGGCGAGCCGGTGGTGCTGGAGACCATCCTGCCCCGGGGCACCCTGCTAGCCCTGGCGACGGACGGTGTGGACCCCGCGGCGCTCGCCGAGGAGCTGGTAGAGCTGGCCAGGCGGGGCATCCCCGAGCCCGCCGCCGAGAACCCGGCCGGCTACCTGCTACGCCGCATAGAGGAGCGCACCGGGGGCCTAGAGGACGACGCCACCCTCGCGCTGGTGGAGTGGACGGGCTAGCCCCCCGGGGCCCAGCCCTAATTAGGCGCATACGGCCCGGTATAGCCTGGGGGCGGAGCTCGTGGCTGGCGCGGTGGACCGGAGGGCTCTCGGGGAGGCGCTGCTGGAGCTGCTTGAGGAGGACCGGGAGTTCCGCCACGCTGTGATGGGGCTGCTGGGCTACCGCGAGGTACTGGAGAGGATAACCAGGCTTGAGGAGCGGTTCGCGAGACTAGAGGAGAGGTTCGCCAAGCTGGAGGAGGAGTTCCTGGAGCTGCGGAGGGCCCAGCAACGCCTCGAAGAGAGGCAGCAGCGCCTAGAGGAGAGGTTCCAGAAGCTAGAAGAAAGATTCGCAGAGCTAGAGGAGCACTTTGCCCGGCTGGAGGAGCGCTTCGCCAAGCTGGAGGAGGAGTTCCAGAAGCTAGAGGAGAGGCAGCAGCGCCTAGAGGAGAGGATGGCTAGGCTAGAGGAGGAGATGAGGGAGACGCGGAGGGTGCTGAACACGATCGCGCACAGGTTCGGGCTGCTCACGGAGACGGGGTTCCGCGAGGCCATGCGGTACGTGGTCGAGGAGGCTCTCGGCGCCGCCCGGGTCGAGAGGCTCTCCCTCCGGGACGAGGAGGGCCTAGTCTACGGCTACCCCGCCACCGTGGACATAGACCTGGTGGTGAGGGACGGGGAGCACATAATCGTCGAGGTCAAGTCCAGGGTGGACCCGGGGGACGTGGCGGTCCTCGCCCGCAAGGCCAGGCTCTACGAGAGGGAGACCGGCACCAGGCCCCGGGCAGTGATACTGGGCGGCTACGTGGCCCCCTCGGCCTACGAGGCCGCAGCCCGGCTGGGCGTCACGGTCAGGCCCTACCTCAGGGAGGACTAAGCCCCCAGCGCCAGGATGCTATAGCTACGCTTATCCCTCTCCCCATCTCCTCTAGCGTTGTGGTGGAGAGGGGCCCCTACTGTGTCCCTGATAAGCCGGCTGCTGGAGGAGATGGACCGGGAGCCCGGGGAGGCCCGGAGGCTCGCAAGGAGGCTAGCCTCCGACATAGCCTCGGAGGAGACGCTGCGCTCACTACTCCTAGAGGCCGTGGTCCGGGAGACGGCTACCAGGGAGGACCTGGAGCGGCTCGGAGACAGGCTAGAGGGGAGGATAGAAGCCCTACACGGGGAGATGAAGACACTAGCCGCCAGGGACGAGCTGAGGGCGGAGGTACAGAGGCTGGAGGAGAGGATAGCAGGGGTAGAACAGAAGATAGAAGCCCTACGCGGAGAACTGGCGGAGACCAGGGAGAGGATGGCGACCAAGGAGGAGCTGGAGAAGCTGCGCGGGGAGATGAAGACGCTGGCATCGGAGGAGAGAGTGGCAAGGATAGAGGAGAGGATAGCAGGGGTAGAGCAGAGGATGGCGACACGGGAGGAGCTGTACGCCGTGAGGGAGGAGCTACGCGGGGAGATCCACCGTACACGGGAGGAGCTACGGGCAGAGATAAGCCGGCTCCACAGCCGCCTCGACACCCTAGTCAAGTGGACCATAGGCCTACTCGTAACAGTCTGGGCAGCAACACTAGCCGCAATGCTCACAGCACTAAGGCTACTAGCAGGAGGCTAGCCCCAGGAACACCCCCGTGCTTCTCTAAGGCGCTGACTCCGACGCCCCCAGCCCGAGCAGAACAAGGCCGTAGAAGAACCAAGAGGGGCCCAGAACCCCCCAGGAGGGGGAGGGGAAGGAAAAAGGCGGTGTCTCTCGGGGGCCTCGGGCTGCCGCCCCCGCCGGCTAGCTGGTCTCCAGCACCTCTGCGTTGATGACTAGTGGTAGGCTGTCGAAGAGCACGCCCTCCAAGCCCTCGTAGAACACGGTGACACCGTAGACAGCGGCGCGGCCGCCGTCAACCTTCCAGCTGTCCTCGTCAACCACCAGAGTATCCTCGGGCTGCCACCAGCCACTAGCCCGGTCAAAGCCTAAGGTGGCGCGAATATTGCCAAGCACAAGCACCGGATAGAGGCTACTCATGTACTCCTGAGCCTCAACTCTATCATAGACACCGTTTGTGTCGGTATCATACCATGTCACATTCCACATCATGGTGAAGAGCACATTGCCTTCTTTATCAATGAACTCCAGTATCAATGTATAGTTGGTAGCTGCTATATCAGGCCATGTCCCTCCATCACTAACCTCGGCTATATATAAGCTTTCGTTCTCATAACTATCCCAGAAGAAGACACTAGGGTTATTATCGTAGAATATCCTTATGCTATAGTTTCCGTTGGGGTGTACAGGCTTCACTGAGAACCATAAACCCCGCTCAACAATATCATCAAGGCTTAAGTCTTCTACTAGTACTCGCCGACCGGGATTAGTTTCTGTGTTATTTATTAACGTCAGGTTAACATGGGCAACTTCTCCTAACAGCCTCCATGCAAATGCCGTAACGTTGACTCCTTCAGAAGCGTAGTTTGCTGAAACGTCGTAGATTTTCCCCGCCAATGTTGCGCTGTCTAGCGCATATCTGCCAAGGTTGTCAGGAGCACTTTCACTATCATTATCACTAGT
The window above is part of the Pyrodictium abyssi genome. Proteins encoded here:
- a CDS encoding ATP-binding protein; amino-acid sequence: MRLPLPLPRRIKIRREPRLADIWIMQRWPIESLDACKMADPPFADINGVGAVLERLVDQVVAGRGGIYIIVGAPGSGKSTLLKTLHNRLRRGGIYSLYMDTAGRSLDDFVASLCSILGCREVSLDSLMERIREKAAEEGTMALLLDDIDRISGGNMDDVGKLLTGLTAVQREIGRGLFIAFSMARESLARLTLDPLMRGLVKSYMEVIDLDEHLVNSPTDLSRLLYAHFERARPPNPDPKAAAILNRYPLHPIRDQNVINMLYEILGTDTPRMYLEKVDELLRIAIRARSRVVSIAHLNILARRLIQARREAVPITQIQVMLVRRYVNGLIAGGLVVLGTVAITLAAINLVPPGLKLPYVVVGLVLMLAGILVHMRSIARPG
- a CDS encoding signal peptidase I encodes the protein MSEYLNVVVPEERGGIPPALVALVALAAIVAAGLSVSGQLPRFAVIQTTSMVPTLVPGDVVMITKVDPMSIDVGDVIAFNLVAYEVDEQGRPIDMKGIKITVHRVIERKMINGRLYFRTQGDNNPVPDPWLVPASGVLGKAEKVASLGTFGLVLTNPIGRVFVIMIMLSSLVLLGSTMWSYSKGIREDLENYL
- a CDS encoding nucleotidyltransferase, with amino-acid sequence MYTLEDLAWLLSRLQRHGIRGVVVGSTVVELELRRRRLEDDVDVFVLEPSPLIEEEKYHAVAEEEGWQVAYTALGTPKFIARVPSGEEVVVEFYENIHDYYIPPEMLENAPKKKIGGVEARFLRLEDYIVLKAKAAREADTEDLRIIREYIEEGKLKVDERIIKQGIELLPEEDRGFVVNKLRELGFRV
- a CDS encoding PKD domain-containing protein; this translates as MYRRLLVSILLVLYLVSLAGWVWGAAGAEASPTPIDRDIIVNTVLTREGSPYIITRDIRIKAEVRIEDGVVLIFAPGVTVTVDRGVILAEGKPGSPVTLVGRGTLVVTGSVLVFKNVVVEDGLEFTGLTESNVTFTDSVIRGGLSFKAAYRSVYNSTVALDNVTIVGDFRVESLGLGNETSAVYQSEITLSRVNATGEFVVHSYATGLQVKVPIRYNITTGNTTVTVTSYKLVPAVMYGVYESRISISDSVFSGLSVVVDRSYAGEGAALFRSSLVLERVRLGSVVVEGPEGLLSSWMSITDSTLEGLTIHGYGLYNGTSSGRGLDQSSLVASNTVMGRVLVRGESIADNWVREDWGLYGQSTVMRIYRCQLESLIIDGEKGGVGGRARLEVLYSRVSGPQAVYVKSVVDSTAVVSYSCLEGAEYGLKVEEGYVYAGHNWWGDPSGPRATGNPEGKGSPIVMPWLEGRPNPRQYYEPWLDSRPVWCVEGRPPVAGFWFSPRQPYWGVNVTFYGLLSYDPDGNITGYRWEFGDGTVAEGAIVTHVFEKPGVYNVTLTVVDDTGLTGVKSKTVEVLKRPSKIEAQSFVVSRGSLAHVEARLVDGVSGGPLVGRTLSFYVDGKLVGSARTGRDGVAVVEFDTSWLGVGRHSLAVEFRGDDLYEASRAEAALEVVSYSISLEDYSASPGSVKPGGQALVSVKLRLDGEGSVQSRLEVQLLGRSYSVEEPLFPGINLVQVPIQVPGDAAAGSYDARAVLYIAGMPYASWSLHNLLTVEPVVSATVEEVRVLDLPVVGKSFRVEVKVANTGNTDARLRVRVSIEGLGEAESGEELVPLGGSASFVVNIPVPPTAYPGVYTMSIHVLDPNGKVIATSTSGVELRSVMVEPRLEDVEVDIARRGLTISLSFYNPEDRDAVFLARLVLVKGQGDCVDVKACTIYDYAETVALPARSHRTLDISVNLDTVKLEPLDTLDARLLVYDETGQYLIKEYRVARIPVLELLRRTVEVTVTPGYVAAPPGSEVDVRIDVASGMRIEGAEIVPVNGNDSIARLFLPATRADLEPGEFTTRWATLHVSPGAPLGSETTVYIVLRLDGNTLATVPVRVKVPHVALEVKEVERYRDRAIVEVSAANLDSIDLRNVVVSVKFPSGVEVLDAEPGSYTTSMAVMRVDALRPGDIASMRVKIQLRGNATASYEAVLRAVPDGARESFTLARASGVLAAGPGAQLAPANVTAPGNVTPANATATTAAPPAAGDDYAGPRAGAG